A single genomic interval of Spirosoma linguale DSM 74 harbors:
- a CDS encoding short-chain dehydrogenase/reductase SDR (PFAM: short-chain dehydrogenase/reductase SDR; KR domain protein~KEGG: rpa:RPA3551 short chain dehydrogenase), which translates to MADNNKTALITGGSKGIGYGIAEVLINEGIKVAITSRSSVAAELAAAKLNEIKPGYALGIAADVRDLASQQKAVETVLSEWGQLDYVIANAGVGHFASIQELTPEQWQETIDINLTGVFYTAKATLDALKATEGYFISIASLAGTNFFEKGAAYNASKFGLVGFSQAIMLDLRSEGIKVTTIMPGSVATYFNDHQPSEKDAWKIQPEDIGQIVSDLIHMPARTLPSKIEVRPTRPGGK; encoded by the coding sequence ATGGCAGATAACAACAAAACCGCCCTCATTACGGGTGGCTCAAAAGGCATCGGCTACGGTATTGCCGAAGTACTGATCAATGAAGGAATCAAGGTAGCGATCACCAGCCGCTCGTCTGTAGCGGCCGAATTAGCAGCGGCTAAACTAAACGAGATCAAGCCCGGCTATGCACTTGGTATTGCCGCCGATGTGCGGGATTTGGCTTCGCAGCAAAAGGCTGTGGAGACGGTTCTTAGTGAGTGGGGACAACTCGATTATGTAATTGCCAATGCGGGGGTGGGGCATTTTGCTTCTATTCAGGAACTAACTCCCGAACAGTGGCAGGAAACCATCGACATTAATTTAACTGGTGTGTTCTACACGGCCAAGGCGACCCTTGATGCGCTGAAAGCAACTGAGGGATACTTCATTTCCATCGCTAGTCTGGCTGGAACAAACTTCTTCGAGAAAGGGGCTGCCTATAATGCCAGCAAGTTCGGTTTGGTAGGTTTCTCGCAGGCCATCATGCTTGATCTGCGCAGCGAAGGCATCAAAGTGACGACCATTATGCCCGGCTCGGTAGCCACCTATTTCAACGATCACCAGCCAAGTGAAAAGGATGCCTGGAAAATCCAGCCCGAAGACATCGGCCAGATCGTATCCGACCTGATTCATATGCCCGCCCGCACGCTTCCCAGTAAAATTGAAGTACGTCCCACAAGGCCGGGAGGGAAGTAG
- a CDS encoding glycosyl hydrolase family 88 (PFAM: glycosyl hydrolase family 88~KEGG: eca:ECA3559 plant-inducible protein) — protein sequence MSNYPSKTGLSNRTLGLVLAGLLTGSTLYAQPGAPKANDSTTPLHLLQPDYPVPYGQPKPEDVTKVINRIYTYLDANTPTQLIDKETKKDIIPGGSFNPNAIFKPGDFRLISYEWGVTYAGMLLASEATGDSRYADYTNKRLEFIAAQVPYFRAQVTTDPTANTPMRAVLAPHALDDAGAMCAAMIKASRAGGVKANLRPMIDNYINYIQTKEYRLADGTLARNRPQPNTLWLDDLFMSVPALAQMGKLTGDKKYFDEAVKQVTQFSKRMFNQQKGLYMHGWVEGMSVHPEFHWARANGWGILTAVELLDALPANHPGRPAMLDLLKAHAKGLAAQQSGSGFWHQLLDRHDSYLETSATAIYVYAFAHAINQGWLDPLAYAPATLLGWNAMSTKVTDKGQVEGVCVGTGMGFDPAFYYHRPINPYAAHGYGPALLASAEVLKLLKNKTFEINDSSLQLTLKK from the coding sequence ATGTCTAATTACCCATCTAAAACTGGTCTCTCAAACCGCACACTGGGTTTGGTACTCGCCGGTCTGCTCACCGGAAGCACCCTCTATGCCCAACCCGGTGCGCCAAAAGCCAACGACTCCACTACCCCCCTGCACCTGTTACAGCCCGATTACCCGGTGCCTTATGGTCAGCCTAAACCGGAGGATGTCACAAAGGTTATTAACCGAATTTATACATATCTGGATGCCAATACGCCAACGCAGCTGATCGACAAAGAGACAAAAAAGGACATTATTCCGGGCGGCTCCTTCAATCCCAATGCCATTTTTAAACCCGGCGACTTCCGGCTGATCAGTTATGAGTGGGGCGTTACCTATGCCGGTATGCTGCTGGCCAGTGAAGCCACCGGCGATTCCCGCTATGCCGACTATACCAACAAACGACTGGAGTTCATTGCCGCACAGGTGCCTTACTTCCGTGCTCAGGTAACCACCGACCCTACTGCCAACACGCCCATGCGGGCGGTGCTGGCCCCCCACGCCCTCGACGATGCCGGGGCGATGTGTGCGGCCATGATCAAGGCCAGTCGCGCCGGGGGTGTAAAAGCCAACCTGCGGCCCATGATCGACAATTACATCAATTACATTCAGACCAAAGAATACCGTTTGGCCGACGGAACGCTGGCCCGCAATCGCCCGCAGCCCAACACGCTTTGGCTCGATGACCTCTTTATGAGCGTTCCGGCTCTGGCGCAAATGGGCAAACTCACCGGCGATAAAAAGTACTTCGATGAAGCCGTAAAACAGGTCACGCAGTTCTCGAAACGGATGTTCAACCAGCAAAAAGGATTGTACATGCACGGTTGGGTTGAGGGCATGAGCGTGCATCCGGAGTTTCACTGGGCGAGGGCCAATGGCTGGGGCATCCTGACTGCGGTAGAATTGCTGGATGCCCTACCCGCCAATCACCCCGGCCGACCAGCCATGCTGGACTTGCTGAAAGCGCACGCCAAAGGGCTGGCCGCTCAACAATCGGGGTCGGGATTCTGGCACCAGTTGCTTGACCGTCACGATTCATATCTGGAAACATCGGCAACGGCGATTTACGTCTATGCCTTTGCTCATGCCATCAACCAGGGCTGGCTCGACCCGCTGGCTTATGCGCCCGCTACTCTACTCGGCTGGAATGCTATGTCAACGAAAGTTACGGATAAAGGACAGGTTGAAGGAGTTTGCGTAGGAACGGGTATGGGCTTCGATCCGGCCTTTTATTACCATCGACCCATAAACCCCTATGCGGCTCATGGCTACGGACCCGCCTTGCTAGCCAGTGCCGAAGTACTGAAGCTGCTCAAAAACAAGACGTTTGAGATAAATGACAGTTCGTTACAGCTAACGCTGAAAAAATAG
- a CDS encoding Ankyrin (PFAM: Ankyrin~SMART: Ankyrin~KEGG: pat:Patl_1108 ankyrin), with amino-acid sequence MSFSSAQPEDLLIDAARKGDVDYINQLLEAGVNVNYQNGKGFTPLIIAAYDGQLEAVKALLAANADVNMQDASGNTALMGVCFKGYPEVAKLLIEHGADLNIQNGNNGTALMFATLFGRNQLVKLVLEHGADTTIRDFRGLTALDLAVQQGNEEAWQLLRE; translated from the coding sequence ATGTCTTTTTCTTCAGCCCAACCCGAAGACTTGCTTATTGATGCCGCCCGTAAGGGTGATGTCGACTATATCAATCAGTTACTCGAAGCCGGGGTTAATGTCAATTATCAGAATGGCAAAGGATTTACCCCGTTAATTATAGCCGCCTACGACGGTCAGCTGGAAGCGGTAAAAGCCCTGTTAGCGGCCAATGCCGACGTCAATATGCAGGATGCGAGCGGCAATACGGCCCTGATGGGCGTTTGTTTTAAAGGCTATCCCGAGGTTGCCAAACTCCTGATTGAACACGGGGCAGATTTGAATATACAGAACGGCAACAACGGTACCGCGCTAATGTTCGCCACACTGTTTGGTCGGAATCAACTGGTAAAGCTGGTTTTGGAACATGGTGCAGACACTACCATCCGGGACTTCCGTGGGTTAACGGCGCTGGACCTGGCCGTTCAGCAAGGCAACGAGGAAGCCTGGCAACTGCTTCGGGAATAG